One Sediminibacillus dalangtanensis genomic region harbors:
- a CDS encoding N-acetyltransferase produces the protein MIHQSAWIGKNVSLGENAIIGPEVIIGDNTTIGSNVIIHKGTIIGSNVFIGDLTSLGKQPMANKKMARKPSSELPPLSISDGVTIGGNCVIYRGTILHQGVLVGDLASIRENTEIAENSIIGRNATVENNTRIGKQVTVQTNAYITADMVIEDDVFIGPCFSSSNDKYMGMGNYRHQGPVLKKGAKIGNNATLLPGIIVAENAIVGAGAVVTKNVAQGKTVVGNPARQLD, from the coding sequence ATGATTCATCAAAGCGCATGGATCGGAAAGAATGTTTCACTTGGCGAAAATGCTATTATCGGCCCGGAAGTCATCATAGGAGACAATACAACGATTGGCAGCAATGTCATTATTCATAAAGGAACGATTATCGGCAGTAATGTGTTTATCGGGGATTTAACCAGCCTCGGTAAACAGCCGATGGCCAACAAAAAGATGGCCAGGAAGCCCTCGTCAGAATTACCTCCGCTATCCATCAGCGATGGTGTTACAATCGGTGGAAATTGTGTCATTTATCGAGGCACTATTCTCCACCAGGGTGTACTGGTTGGAGACCTGGCCAGTATAAGGGAAAATACCGAAATTGCGGAAAACAGCATTATTGGAAGGAATGCGACGGTGGAAAACAATACACGCATCGGAAAACAGGTAACTGTACAGACCAATGCCTATATAACAGCTGATATGGTAATAGAAGACGATGTATTTATTGGTCCTTGCTTTTCTTCTTCCAATGATAAATATATGGGAATGGGAAATTATCGCCATCAGGGACCCGTGTTGAAAAAAGGGGCGAAAATCGGCAATAACGCAACACTTCTCCCTGGAATTATTGTCGCAGAAAATGCCATTGTCGGCGCA
- a CDS encoding Gfo/Idh/MocA family protein gives MSYSIGLIGCGHIAYKHVETISSLSNVNVAAVSDLQEERMDAIVSMYQKKTNTTQAIKHYIDFADLISDPAVDIVVIAVVSGLHAEIAKQALQQQKHIILEKPISLSLKDAEEINRLAKAYNRRVLVCHQLRYRPFMSRLKELIDKGYFGEPYMGVASIRINRSKDYFQAASWRGSWSMDGGMLVNQGIHVIDLMIWLLGEPVSVYGEIANHSPEVKEIEDVAAGIISFSNKAKGIIEANTVTKPENIGYQLSIFAEKGTVSISGPGLDKIDRCYVQDHDELTEELKELAGRKEEHCRMYENFIESMEGNTELLVTGEEGKRALEVIFGLYRSHQQGKIIPSPLPSFSTTTMLDNFKNGK, from the coding sequence ATGAGCTATTCCATTGGGTTGATTGGCTGTGGACATATTGCTTATAAACATGTGGAAACGATCAGTAGCCTGAGCAATGTGAATGTAGCGGCGGTCAGCGATCTTCAGGAAGAGCGAATGGACGCAATTGTTTCTATGTACCAGAAAAAAACGAACACAACACAAGCGATTAAGCACTATATCGATTTTGCCGATCTTATAAGCGACCCTGCAGTCGACATTGTCGTAATTGCCGTAGTCAGTGGCCTGCATGCGGAAATTGCAAAACAAGCACTACAGCAGCAAAAGCACATTATTCTTGAAAAGCCAATCTCCCTGTCCCTGAAGGATGCCGAGGAAATCAACCGGCTGGCCAAAGCATACAACCGAAGAGTACTTGTCTGTCACCAACTGCGTTATCGTCCGTTCATGTCCCGCTTAAAGGAGCTGATCGACAAGGGATACTTTGGAGAACCATACATGGGGGTAGCTTCGATTCGAATCAACCGCAGTAAAGATTACTTTCAAGCTGCCAGCTGGCGGGGAAGCTGGTCTATGGACGGCGGAATGCTCGTCAATCAGGGAATCCACGTAATTGATTTAATGATATGGCTGCTTGGCGAACCGGTTTCCGTTTACGGGGAAATCGCCAATCATTCGCCGGAAGTTAAAGAGATTGAAGATGTAGCAGCTGGAATCATAAGCTTTTCCAACAAGGCAAAGGGAATTATTGAAGCAAATACCGTCACCAAGCCAGAGAATATCGGGTATCAATTATCGATTTTTGCCGAGAAGGGGACAGTCAGTATCAGCGGACCCGGCTTGGATAAAATCGATAGGTGTTATGTACAGGACCATGATGAATTAACAGAAGAACTGAAAGAACTGGCTGGACGAAAAGAAGAACACTGCCGGATGTATGAGAATTTTATTGAATCGATGGAAGGAAATACAGAATTGCTAGTAACGGGGGAAGAAGGAAAAAGAGCTTTGGAGGTAATCTTCGGCCTTTACCGTTCCCATCAGCAGGGAAAAATAATCCCTTCCCCTCTTCCATCCTTTTCGACAACAACGATGCTTGATAATTTTAAAAATGGGAAGTGA
- a CDS encoding DegT/DnrJ/EryC1/StrS family aminotransferase: MIPLINLKKQFTAIEKDILTAVTDVLRSGNYILGPKVLELERKVASRIGTDDAVAVGNGTDALLLTLEALGIGKGDEVITSPFTFFATAEAITRVGAVPVFADVTSDSFTIDPEKISAKITPRTKAILPVHLFGQAADMDEINAIAKQHDLAVIEDACQAFGALYKGMPVGSLADAGCFSFFPTKNLGTLGDGGIVTTSDKRLAAKIRKLRAHGSNRKYYHDTIGYNSRLDEMHAAILLICLQHIEDWNNRRAKLAKTYTDAFSTLHTIHPPQSKSDRTHIYHLYCLKADNRDEAAAFLKDHNISTGIYYPCCLHLQSAYQGLGYSQGDFPEAEQLSNRLLAIPMHPFLEYHEQRKIIAAVKEMDERQ, encoded by the coding sequence ATGATTCCATTAATCAATTTGAAAAAGCAATTCACCGCAATTGAAAAAGACATACTCACAGCAGTGACCGATGTGTTGCGAAGTGGTAATTATATTCTTGGTCCAAAAGTATTGGAATTAGAGAGAAAAGTGGCCAGTCGAATTGGTACTGATGATGCTGTGGCAGTTGGCAATGGAACGGATGCGCTTTTACTGACACTAGAGGCCCTCGGCATCGGTAAAGGGGACGAAGTGATAACCAGTCCGTTCACTTTTTTCGCAACAGCAGAAGCGATAACAAGAGTCGGCGCCGTACCTGTTTTTGCTGATGTAACTTCCGATTCTTTTACAATCGATCCGGAGAAAATCTCTGCTAAAATCACTCCTCGCACGAAAGCGATCCTTCCTGTTCACTTATTCGGGCAGGCCGCCGATATGGATGAAATCAACGCCATCGCAAAACAACATGATTTGGCAGTAATCGAGGATGCCTGCCAAGCCTTCGGCGCGTTATATAAAGGAATGCCTGTCGGCAGTTTGGCCGACGCTGGTTGTTTCTCCTTTTTCCCCACCAAAAATCTCGGCACATTGGGGGACGGTGGAATAGTCACTACTTCTGATAAACGGCTTGCTGCGAAGATAAGGAAGCTGCGCGCCCATGGCAGCAATCGGAAATATTATCATGACACGATTGGCTATAACAGCAGGCTTGATGAAATGCATGCCGCTATTTTGTTGATTTGTTTACAGCATATTGAAGACTGGAACAACAGGAGGGCAAAACTGGCAAAGACCTATACAGATGCATTTTCTACTCTGCATACGATACACCCCCCCCAATCAAAATCAGACCGAACACACATTTATCACCTGTATTGCCTGAAAGCAGATAATCGAGATGAAGCAGCCGCCTTCCTAAAAGACCATAACATCAGCACTGGCATTTATTATCCCTGCTGCTTGCACCTCCAGTCCGCTTATCAGGGATTAGGATATAGCCAAGGAGATTTCCCAGAGGCCGAGCAGTTATCCAACCGATTATTGGCAATCCCGATGCACCCGTTCCTTGAGTATCATGAACAACGGAAAATAATTGCCGCTGTAAAAGAAATGGATGAGAGACAATGA
- a CDS encoding nucleotide sugar dehydrogenase has protein sequence MKAEERKGNKRIDKNEGNTLTLGVVGLGYVGLPVAIGFSKRYKVIGFDVDKQKIEQLKKHNDITREISKQQLAASAISFTSDQEDLSLCDYLIVAVPTPINEQKEPDLSYLIAASETVGQNLTDGATVVYESTVYPGATEEVCIPVLEKTSGLKAGEGFYVAYSPERINPGDRQHTFNQIEKIVAAQNQTIVEKVAALYQSVIDAPVFKADSIKVAETAKVLENTQRDINIALMNELAMICDKVGIDTSDVLDAAGTKWNFLPFTPGLVGGHCIGVDPYYLIYKAKTLGYTPAFLEAARKINDSMAGFVHRTIVEDIIRTRCDLKNLRITVMGITFKENVPDMRNSKALEIVKMLLDDGLSVNVYDPVADSRELENALGIRLTEKQFLEPADILLVLVPHEEFSNMTAGDISRLVKKDRALVFDLKNIWGNHQLPSSINRKTL, from the coding sequence ATGAAAGCAGAAGAAAGAAAAGGAAACAAACGAATAGATAAAAACGAGGGAAATACACTTACACTTGGAGTTGTCGGGCTTGGTTATGTCGGCCTTCCAGTGGCAATTGGTTTTTCGAAACGTTACAAGGTGATCGGCTTTGATGTGGATAAGCAAAAAATAGAACAGCTAAAAAAACATAACGATATAACAAGAGAAATAAGCAAGCAGCAATTAGCAGCATCTGCTATCTCTTTTACAAGTGATCAAGAAGACTTATCATTGTGCGATTATCTTATTGTGGCGGTACCCACACCGATCAATGAGCAAAAGGAGCCCGATTTAAGCTATTTAATAGCAGCTTCTGAAACGGTGGGCCAAAATTTGACCGATGGGGCGACAGTAGTCTATGAATCTACCGTCTATCCTGGAGCCACAGAAGAAGTATGTATCCCCGTACTGGAAAAAACATCAGGGTTGAAAGCTGGCGAGGGGTTCTATGTAGCTTATTCACCGGAAAGGATCAATCCGGGAGATAGACAGCATACGTTTAATCAAATTGAGAAAATTGTCGCTGCCCAAAACCAAACTATAGTGGAAAAAGTGGCGGCTTTGTACCAAAGTGTCATTGATGCTCCCGTTTTTAAAGCGGATTCGATCAAAGTTGCAGAAACAGCGAAGGTGTTAGAAAACACGCAGCGGGATATCAATATTGCCTTGATGAATGAGCTGGCGATGATTTGTGATAAAGTCGGTATCGATACGTCCGATGTTCTTGATGCTGCTGGCACGAAGTGGAATTTCCTGCCGTTTACACCGGGACTTGTCGGCGGGCATTGTATTGGAGTAGACCCGTATTATTTGATCTATAAAGCAAAAACATTGGGTTACACTCCGGCATTTTTAGAAGCTGCCCGAAAAATCAACGATTCGATGGCTGGATTTGTCCATCGTACGATTGTTGAGGATATCATCCGTACCAGGTGTGATTTGAAAAATCTACGGATTACGGTAATGGGCATAACCTTTAAAGAAAATGTCCCGGATATGAGAAACTCCAAGGCCTTGGAAATTGTCAAAATGCTTTTAGATGATGGTTTGTCGGTAAACGTTTATGACCCTGTGGCCGATTCTCGGGAACTTGAGAATGCATTAGGAATTCGGTTGACTGAAAAACAATTCCTAGAACCTGCTGACATTCTTCTTGTATTGGTCCCCCATGAGGAATTTTCGAACATGACTGCTGGTGACATTTCCAGATTAGTGAAAAAGGATCGAGCTCTTGTGTTTGATTTGAAAAATATTTGGGGAAATCACCAGCTGCCATCATCCATTAACCGTAAAACGCTTTAA
- a CDS encoding TIGR00341 family protein — MKLQLIEVYLPKKSMENFHRQLQELPIVTHWHSNESDKYSLVRVLVKASDSEEILNFLELNAEHNDEIKALLFNLPAYIPRIAEEDEAEEKEEEASKHDELIRASRQELYNVVHSSSEITKSFTWFLLLSSVVATVGIIKDSPAIVIGAMVIAPLIGPFTSSAFASVLGDYQLMRQSVITSLYGLMIPLLIAASFGFFFPLPANSQEFLSRTDIQIIDIAVALAAGAAGALSFIKRASEALVGVMVSVALLPPAIVLGMMIGAAAWQNALTPLLLLLVNVNSITLSAILVFWFSGIKPVNWQEIKTASTSRKYSLYFVSAIILILATAIFFIQF, encoded by the coding sequence ATGAAACTGCAATTGATTGAAGTGTATTTACCCAAAAAGAGCATGGAAAATTTTCACCGGCAGTTACAGGAGCTTCCGATTGTAACTCATTGGCATTCTAACGAATCCGATAAATATTCCCTCGTCCGAGTGCTGGTAAAAGCCAGTGATTCAGAGGAAATACTGAATTTTTTAGAACTTAATGCCGAGCATAACGACGAAATCAAAGCGCTATTATTCAATCTTCCGGCCTACATCCCACGGATTGCAGAAGAGGATGAAGCAGAAGAAAAAGAAGAAGAAGCATCCAAACATGACGAATTAATCCGGGCCAGCCGACAGGAGTTATACAATGTTGTTCACTCATCAAGCGAAATAACCAAAAGCTTCACCTGGTTCCTACTGCTATCCTCGGTCGTCGCTACAGTGGGAATCATAAAAGACAGCCCGGCAATCGTAATTGGAGCCATGGTAATTGCTCCATTGATCGGTCCTTTTACCTCCTCCGCCTTTGCCTCTGTTTTGGGCGACTATCAGCTCATGCGTCAATCGGTGATCACTTCACTGTACGGGCTGATGATTCCATTGCTTATCGCGGCAAGCTTTGGCTTCTTCTTTCCACTGCCAGCAAACAGTCAGGAGTTTTTATCCCGCACAGACATTCAAATTATCGACATTGCGGTGGCTTTGGCGGCTGGTGCAGCTGGGGCATTATCCTTTATCAAGCGGGCATCTGAAGCACTGGTCGGTGTCATGGTTTCCGTGGCGTTGCTTCCTCCGGCAATCGTATTAGGAATGATGATTGGTGCAGCCGCCTGGCAGAATGCGCTCACACCACTTCTACTATTGCTTGTCAACGTTAATTCCATTACCCTTTCCGCTATTCTTGTGTTTTGGTTCAGTGGAATCAAACCAGTCAATTGGCAGGAAATCAAGACGGCGTCAACTTCAAGAAAATATTCGCTTTATTTCGTTTCTGCGATCATCCTTATTCTAGCCACCGCCATCTTCTTCATCCAGTTTTAA
- a CDS encoding metallophosphoesterase family protein translates to MEVVILSDTHMPRMAKKLPRQLKTGLENADLILHAGDWQTVELLEELQEYAPVIGVTGNVDRNELKERLNRKEVMERNGITIGITHGDGKGGTTEKRALTAFQSHPVDMIIFGHSHIPVLKQVNGITLFNPGSPTDKRRQPQFSYGLLQLTENTFHLKHVFYEDKS, encoded by the coding sequence ATGGAGGTTGTCATTCTTTCTGATACCCACATGCCCAGGATGGCTAAAAAACTCCCCCGGCAATTGAAGACGGGATTAGAAAATGCAGACTTAATCCTTCATGCCGGCGACTGGCAAACCGTAGAATTACTCGAAGAACTGCAAGAATATGCTCCGGTGATAGGAGTGACCGGCAATGTGGACAGAAACGAATTGAAAGAACGACTCAATCGAAAAGAAGTAATGGAACGAAACGGAATTACGATTGGTATCACCCATGGAGACGGTAAAGGCGGAACCACGGAAAAACGCGCTTTAACCGCCTTTCAATCTCATCCAGTCGATATGATCATTTTTGGCCATTCCCATATTCCCGTCCTGAAACAGGTGAATGGAATCACGTTGTTCAATCCTGGTTCGCCGACTGATAAACGGAGACAGCCCCAATTTTCCTATGGGTTGTTGCAACTAACAGAAAACACCTTTCACCTTAAACACGTATTTTATGAAGACAAAAGTTAA
- a CDS encoding glucose 1-dehydrogenase, giving the protein MTFTDKTVIVTGAGSGIGAAVAAAYGDAGAKIVVAEKDVKAGKATVTEIEKKGGNSMFVETDVRRPEDIEHLVMKTVETYGKIDILINNAGVSRFKSIYELTVDDWDDVLNTNLRGNFLCAQQAAKKMRDNPDGGAIVNIASTRAFMSEADSEAYAASKGGISALTHALAISLSKDRIRVNAISPGWIETGDYGGLRSIDHAQHPAKRVGKPEDVARACLFLTDPRNDFVTGENFILDGGMTRKMIYEH; this is encoded by the coding sequence ATGACCTTTACAGACAAGACGGTCATTGTCACCGGAGCCGGCAGCGGAATCGGCGCTGCCGTCGCGGCCGCTTACGGAGACGCCGGCGCCAAAATAGTAGTAGCTGAAAAAGACGTGAAAGCTGGAAAAGCTACCGTCACGGAAATCGAAAAAAAAGGCGGCAACAGTATGTTTGTTGAGACAGACGTCCGCCGGCCGGAGGATATCGAGCATCTGGTGATGAAAACTGTCGAGACCTATGGAAAAATTGATATTTTGATTAATAACGCAGGGGTTTCCCGCTTTAAAAGCATCTATGAATTAACAGTCGATGATTGGGATGATGTCCTTAATACTAATTTGAGAGGGAATTTTTTATGTGCCCAACAAGCTGCTAAAAAAATGCGCGACAACCCGGACGGCGGGGCTATTGTGAACATCGCTTCGACCAGGGCCTTTATGTCCGAAGCTGACTCGGAAGCTTATGCTGCTTCTAAAGGCGGCATCTCCGCCTTGACACATGCTTTGGCCATCTCATTAAGCAAAGACCGAATCAGGGTGAACGCAATCAGTCCCGGCTGGATAGAAACGGGCGACTACGGGGGTTTGCGTTCCATTGACCATGCGCAGCATCCTGCGAAACGAGTGGGAAAACCGGAAGATGTTGCTCGTGCCTGCCTTTTTTTGACTGATCCGCGCAATGATTTTGTGACCGGAGAGAACTTTATACTTGATGGCGGGATGACTAGAAAAATGATTTATGAACATTAA
- a CDS encoding alanine/glycine:cation symporter family protein, with protein sequence MDVLENLVAAVSDFLWTYLLSILLIFTGLFLTIRLKFFQFRFFGHILNQTIGQIFKKNKHKGSITPFQAFTSALASTAGATNIVGVPVAIALGGPGALFWMWIVALIGMATKYAEIALGLKYREKNKEGEWVGGPQYYIKKALGWDKVAFLFAFFLMLEVIPSSMVQSNSIATQVEGAFGWPTWVSGIIITIFIALIVFGGIKRIGKVTDKLVPFMVISYLLAALAVILAHVDQLPHVFGLIFAHAFTPISAAGGFAGAGIAQALRWGIARGLYSNEAGVGTAPIAHAAAQTDHPSKQAIWGIVSVFVDTIVICSVSGIAVLVTGAWQDVGVDDASNMITVAFADLFGNNFAGSFIAIFLLFFVLTTLGVLLFYGEKQVEYLFGLKAAKVMRIVYIFSVFVGAIGGLQFVWQFLDLVLAFVVLANIFPLLFLNKEVKAITEDYMERIYKEKHGEPTVRLFSDK encoded by the coding sequence ATGGACGTTTTAGAGAACCTCGTTGCAGCTGTTTCTGATTTTTTATGGACGTATTTACTTTCTATTTTATTAATTTTCACCGGCTTATTTTTGACCATCCGACTCAAGTTTTTCCAATTTCGTTTTTTCGGCCATATTTTAAATCAAACGATAGGTCAGATATTTAAAAAGAACAAGCACAAAGGATCGATCACCCCCTTCCAGGCTTTCACATCTGCATTAGCCTCCACCGCAGGAGCCACAAATATAGTGGGCGTGCCTGTTGCAATCGCTCTCGGTGGACCGGGCGCACTCTTCTGGATGTGGATCGTCGCATTGATTGGCATGGCCACCAAATATGCCGAAATTGCTTTAGGTTTAAAATACCGCGAGAAAAATAAAGAAGGAGAATGGGTAGGCGGCCCGCAATACTACATAAAAAAAGCCCTCGGATGGGATAAAGTCGCCTTCTTATTCGCATTTTTCCTCATGCTTGAAGTCATACCAAGTTCCATGGTGCAATCCAATTCCATCGCCACACAAGTTGAAGGGGCGTTCGGCTGGCCAACATGGGTTTCCGGTATCATCATCACCATTTTTATTGCCCTGATTGTATTTGGCGGCATCAAGCGGATTGGTAAAGTAACAGACAAGCTCGTGCCCTTTATGGTCATCTCTTACCTACTGGCGGCCCTTGCTGTGATTTTGGCTCATGTGGATCAGCTTCCCCATGTTTTCGGATTGATCTTCGCCCATGCATTTACACCGATTTCAGCAGCTGGTGGATTTGCTGGTGCCGGAATCGCTCAAGCGCTTCGGTGGGGAATTGCCCGGGGCTTATATTCCAACGAAGCAGGTGTTGGAACAGCACCGATCGCCCATGCGGCGGCGCAAACGGACCACCCATCTAAACAGGCAATTTGGGGGATTGTCAGTGTATTCGTCGATACCATTGTTATTTGTTCTGTTTCCGGTATTGCGGTATTAGTAACCGGAGCCTGGCAGGATGTCGGAGTAGATGATGCATCAAACATGATCACCGTTGCCTTCGCCGATTTATTCGGAAACAATTTTGCCGGATCTTTTATTGCAATCTTTCTCTTGTTCTTTGTACTGACTACGTTGGGTGTCCTGCTTTTCTACGGAGAAAAACAGGTGGAATATCTGTTTGGATTAAAGGCGGCCAAGGTGATGCGGATTGTCTATATCTTCTCCGTATTTGTCGGCGCGATCGGAGGACTGCAGTTTGTCTGGCAATTTCTTGATCTAGTACTCGCTTTTGTGGTTTTGGCCAATATCTTTCCACTTCTTTTCTTGAATAAAGAAGTAAAGGCAATCACAGAGGATTACATGGAAAGAATATACAAAGAAAAGCACGGAGAACCAACCGTTCGGTTGTTTTCGGATAAATAA
- a CDS encoding thioredoxin family protein, producing the protein MEKAESLSEIEARIRKHRLVLLLISRPNCSVCQAVRPQIEELLLKKSEIHGFHIDADQVTEIAGAYSVFAVPAVIVLAEGKEMLRKVRFIPMGELEKQLTQLISAYIE; encoded by the coding sequence ATGGAGAAAGCAGAATCATTGAGCGAAATAGAAGCTCGAATACGGAAACATCGATTAGTACTGTTACTGATATCCCGACCAAATTGCTCCGTCTGTCAGGCGGTACGACCACAGATTGAGGAATTGCTATTGAAGAAAAGCGAAATTCACGGTTTTCATATCGATGCTGATCAGGTAACGGAAATTGCCGGTGCTTACTCTGTTTTCGCCGTTCCAGCCGTTATTGTCCTAGCCGAAGGGAAGGAAATGCTACGTAAAGTGCGTTTTATTCCAATGGGAGAACTGGAAAAACAATTGACGCAGCTTATTTCGGCCTATATAGAATAA
- a CDS encoding DUF421 domain-containing protein — protein sequence MFSFSWPSIGRVVLIGILAYIALIVLLRITGKRTLTKLNAFDLVVTVAIGSTLATILLNQKVSIFQGITALATLVFLQFVFAWSSIRSTFINRLIKAEPKLLFYQGHFFEQEMEKERIQRIEVLQAVRNQGMASMDLVEAVILETDGSMSILTKTRNGSHDTLQNVKGFDSSS from the coding sequence ATGTTTTCGTTTTCCTGGCCATCTATCGGCAGAGTTGTTTTAATCGGAATCCTTGCCTACATCGCCCTGATTGTCCTATTGCGAATAACAGGTAAGCGTACACTGACTAAATTGAATGCCTTCGATTTGGTGGTAACGGTGGCGATTGGTTCTACGCTTGCTACCATTCTATTAAATCAAAAGGTTTCTATTTTCCAGGGCATAACTGCGCTTGCCACCCTTGTATTCCTGCAGTTCGTTTTTGCCTGGTCTTCCATAAGAAGCACTTTTATCAATCGCCTAATCAAAGCAGAACCTAAATTATTATTTTATCAAGGACACTTTTTTGAGCAGGAAATGGAGAAGGAAAGAATTCAGCGAATAGAAGTTCTGCAGGCAGTTCGTAATCAGGGAATGGCTTCAATGGATTTAGTGGAAGCAGTCATACTGGAAACAGACGGAAGTATGTCCATTTTGACGAAGACTCGGAATGGATCTCACGATACGCTTCAAAATGTTAAAGGTTTTGATTCTTCATCATGA
- a CDS encoding MGMT family protein: MHQFTENTIKLIQEIPEGKVMYYGQIAKHAGNARGARQVVRVLHSMSKKHHLPWHRVVNAKGEISVKGEEQFHTQKLSLELEGVEVDSGGTINLDKFLYEPEEDGEWKR, from the coding sequence ATGCACCAATTTACAGAAAATACAATCAAGCTGATCCAGGAAATACCGGAAGGAAAGGTGATGTACTATGGTCAAATTGCCAAGCATGCCGGAAATGCACGTGGGGCCAGACAAGTGGTTCGGGTTTTGCACTCTATGAGCAAGAAACATCATTTACCTTGGCATCGGGTCGTCAATGCCAAAGGGGAAATAAGTGTGAAGGGGGAAGAACAATTTCACACACAAAAACTTTCGCTGGAATTAGAAGGGGTAGAAGTGGATAGCGGGGGAACCATCAACTTGGATAAGTTTCTCTATGAGCCGGAGGAGGATGGGGAATGGAAGCGATAG
- a CDS encoding CBO0543 family protein, protein MSFHIVYGFLLPWVIATVHLFRYHKTILLLIFPVCSMLAFAVNDLGFTYGFWRLESKPPLEGVLAMLPYNIGIYPVLASYMILLVSHLSRHPILIVIGIALFTTFLEFLMVVTDRVEYNKGWTIGWTFVSYVIPYYLVYLYYRCLQTLRVI, encoded by the coding sequence ATGAGCTTTCATATCGTATATGGTTTCCTTCTCCCCTGGGTTATAGCGACCGTTCATTTATTTCGATATCATAAAACGATTCTTCTTCTAATTTTCCCTGTTTGCAGCATGCTTGCATTTGCCGTGAATGATTTAGGTTTTACGTATGGTTTTTGGAGATTAGAATCTAAACCGCCTCTGGAAGGAGTACTTGCAATGCTTCCATATAACATAGGAATTTATCCTGTGTTGGCAAGCTATATGATTTTACTTGTAAGTCATCTAAGCAGACACCCCATATTGATTGTAATTGGTATAGCGTTGTTTACTACTTTCCTCGAGTTCTTAATGGTGGTCACGGACAGAGTAGAGTACAACAAAGGCTGGACAATTGGCTGGACATTTGTCTCCTATGTTATACCTTATTATTTAGTTTATCTATATTACCGTTGTTTACAAACGTTGCGGGTGATTTAG
- a CDS encoding DUF2512 family protein, translating to MEHGKALGMKALMVLPIMWIIMTLIFDVSFWSTTILGIILIVAAYALGDMMIFPRTSNMMATLSDFGLALIVLWIGLAVIGAESTFLPALITAVVIAAGEWFYHKWLVKNNMATIRESRKLSESH from the coding sequence ATGGAACACGGAAAAGCCCTTGGCATGAAAGCGTTAATGGTTTTACCTATCATGTGGATTATTATGACGCTGATTTTTGATGTTTCTTTTTGGAGCACTACTATATTGGGGATTATCCTAATTGTAGCAGCGTATGCTCTTGGCGATATGATGATATTTCCGCGAACTAGCAACATGATGGCCACTCTATCTGACTTTGGTTTAGCGTTAATTGTGCTGTGGATTGGTCTTGCAGTTATCGGAGCAGAAAGTACCTTTTTACCAGCATTGATCACGGCAGTTGTAATAGCTGCAGGAGAATGGTTCTACCACAAATGGTTAGTGAAAAATAACATGGCGACAATCAGAGAAAGCCGTAAGTTATCCGAAAGTCATTAA